In Gopherus flavomarginatus isolate rGopFla2 chromosome 1, rGopFla2.mat.asm, whole genome shotgun sequence, a single genomic region encodes these proteins:
- the LOC127034259 gene encoding histone H2A-beta, sperm-like — protein sequence MSGRGKKNVVAAKPTVLLRKTKSAKAGLQFPVGRVHRLLKRGNYAERIGAGAPVYLAAVLEYLTAEILELSGNAARENKKSRIGPRHIQLAVRNDEELNKLFADVTIAEGGVMPNILSQLLPKKTLKDPLPRRDATASQEESSNH from the coding sequence ATGTCTGGACGTGGAAAGAAAAATGTGGTGGCTGCAAAACCTACAGTTCTATTAAGAAAAACAAAGTCAGCGAAGGCTGGTCTGCAATTCCCAGTGGGTCGTGTCCACCGGCTtctcaaaagagggaactatgcTGAGAGAATAGGTGCTGGTGCTCCAGTTTACCTGGCGGCCGTGCTGGAATATCTAACTGCTGAGATATTGGAACTGTCAGGAAATGCTGCCCGTGAAAAcaagaaaagcaggattgggccacgACACATCCAGCTGGCTGTGAGGAATGACGAAGAGTTGAACAAGCTGTTTGCCGATGTGACCATTGCTGAAGGAGGAGTTATGCCCAACATCCTTTCCCAGCTTCTTCCCAAGAAAACTCTTAAAGATCCTTTACCAAGAAGGGATGCTACTGCTTCCCAGGAAGAATCCAGTAACCACTGA